The DNA region AAAGACGAAAATATCAATccgcaaaagaagaaaaaaaagcaaTAGCATGGAATTTAGGAATAAAAGCAAgggtaaaataagaaaaaaatatagatgaaaACACAGTTCACAAGACATTCACGCTTATTTTATAGAAGTAAATAAAACGATATGCACTTCTTcctatttatgtaaatttttaagATATGTAATGATTTTACCGATCATATTAGTTAATCTAACGAACGTTCAAAATACTAAATACTATAAATAGAATCTTTCTgcgaagaaaaaataataatattaagctATACATTTttctaatctaattttaaaacttacaataattatttctcttttgatcTTTTCCCCTccatcaaaaaatacatattgtGTCGATGTGACATCGATCGTACTTCATTGCTAAAAGATTAACGTGTAAAATATTAAACATTCATTTGTGTTTTTGAATATGCAAGAAATGAATATTGctaatgtttttatttgttttcatgcATCGTCTCCTTCTCCGGCATGTGATAAGGAAGCAGCGGCATTAGAGAGTCGTACTGTCGAAGCATGGTGGCTATGGTGACCATGCAcagaatgaaaaaattaaagaaacgAAGTCTCCTCGCCTGAGTTTCATGCTTTCCTTATTTCATTCTAACTCTGTGCATGACGTTTGCACAGATATTcatgactgtatgtaatattatgaattaagatgaaaattgaaagttaaataaatattattataagattattttttaatattattattattttaatatttaaaaaaattgaattgtttattatattttgtgtgaaaattttaaaaaaattgtaataattagattaaatgaATTGGAGGACTTTTGTGTCCAAGCAGGGCTATTATAATTCCAACTATGATTTGGTGCCCTCCaaatatgttttagattttttaaatatattttatccttttatttatttattttaaatgtataaaagaaTTACCATTAATGAATTTGTGggatttttattcaacttaaaaataaaaaataaaatgcacttAAAAGAGACATATTTAGAGGGACAAGAATATTGCTTGACAAAATTACCTTCAATTGCGTGAAATAATAGGTTGCCTTCATTGGCTAAAACGACAAATCTTCAAGTCTTAGTGGAATTTAGTTCATGCACTAACTAATTTTGGCAGACGATGGATGAGTTCAATGAATATTTGGTGGTCCCTTCACTTGGTTGCTTGCATGATTTGATTTCTCTCTCTATTACTAAAACCATCCAAACCTCCTCTGTACAACTCTGCCTCTATATATTCTTGATGTCCAAAACCCTTCCTAATTCGTGGAAGAATTTATTTCATTGAGCAAAGTACTCCCACCTTATGTCCAATATCTTTCACATGCAATATCATTTGTCATTCTCATGTTAATTTTTTGGTCAGCCGACCAGTACTATAAAATACAGGACCGTTCAGGTAGCTGTAGTTCACGTCTTGCATTTTGGGAGTACTGTCTCTATGACCTACTGTCCAATTGTTACATATCATTATTCGAAAGATTCTATACACATCTTGTTCTCATCCTATTATGtaaaatatgacatatttattattattagatgtGTCGCATGTTACATAATAGAATGAAAATAGGATAGAAGTATAAAGTATAACATTATTTATCATGATTCATGCAGTAatggtcctttttttttatttccctaCCCACCCTATTAAATGGGATACAATATTGATGCATTGTTGTAAGGGTCACTCTTAATTAGTTCATATATATcaaaacaatgttattttaaaacTTCTACACTACATACCATTCACTTGTACAcggtataatttgatttgtaaaatttaaatttttaaatttatcttttgaATTAAATTAGATCATATGAATAATATTGTACAACATAGAGGCTTTAGAATAGAACTATCCTATATATCATGGGCCGAGCATGAGCACATAATATAGATATGTtacatttgtttatttttattataaaagtatATATAGCTTTAGATTGGTTCTTAATAATtcaatcattgatcttattaaaAGCGAagtatattttcaatattttatttctcgAACATGATTTAATTTCCTTAATTTTAGTCAAATTGGAGTTCTCAGTGGAAGCCTATCATGATGAtgagtaattaattaatgttaacgtctttaaattatgaaaaagaaaagagagtttTCCTGTTAAGCcaattaaattatgtaattaattagctcctatattatatataatatatatttatatattttcagaTATTGTAAACCAAATTATAGTGAAAATAACACAAACTGCTGCGAGTTGCAACACTAACACAAAATACAGGGCCGACTCGTGTCACTACCTTAATCCCCTACCAAAATTTTCTTCCGACTGTTAGACAGTATTAACAAGTTTCTATTCAACTGAAATTAAAGTACCTTAAAATGCACATATTCTTAACTGTAAATTAAAGCGCCTGACTTTACCACAACGTTGGACTCATAAAGAAGTTGAGGTAATAGCTCTAAAGTGAAAAACCGTTATGTTAAAAGCAATGCGGAGATTTATCATTATGCATTTTGACCTGTATAATCATTACATGgctctttctcttttatattttttgaaccAAGCtcgatatattataattaaaggaCATATAAATACATGAGTAGGAGGTAGGGGGACTCGACAAAGGCCCTTTCTTAACTAGTGTAAcactaaataaaaagaaaaaaaaatagacactAGAAATAAATCAATGTTTCCTACTTTTTCCtgctaagagcattcacattggtttcatcaaagttatcttcaaaatttgatgaaaagtacaagtttttcataaatctaAAACATTCCTATCCATAATCCCACGTTGGATTAGCtattgaattcatcaaaataataatataatattatttttttaataacaatatatatatattttttcatttttagcaattaaactaactataggtacattaataatttaattttatacttAGGGCTGACCATAAatccaaaactgaaatgaaactaAGGTTGcaggagaaaaaaaatgagagagcaAAAATAAAGTACAATAGTTAGGAATTAAAATGTAGTAAAATAATTGGTTGATGAGTGTATAGTaacccttcaaatttgaaagaaactaTAGATTTACTGTAACTCAAAACTCCCTATTTCtcatttgatgaatccaatgcaGCTATGATTTAcacatattcatcattttatacatttggcttggcttttgatgaagccaatgccaatacTCTAAGAGGGAGCTGCACAAAGTGGTGATTTTTATATGACCCAAGAGTGGAATTGTAATTCCATGACcatagactatagtgattatAGTGATTGCATCTTGTATTGAAGTGGCTCTTGGGGAAATCCATTGCCTTGTCTTCATGATCTTGTGGCTAAATAGGATAGCTGTTATAATAAAAAGTtagataaaatatcttaatttcatCGTGTTATACGTTGTCACAAAACTCCACTCTCTCCCAAAAGAGTACATGTGATTCTCACACTGGtgacaaaagttaaaaaaatgggACTCATAGGTTGTGGCAGTGAGATCGCCAATGGACTAAAGAGGAGATGGTGATCATCGAGTGCCAACGGTTCGTATTTATACCAAACTCTTTAGATATAAGAGTAATATAACAAAATCTGGAAAAAGCAATAAGGAAAATAGTGATTAGATAGAGGCAAAAATGTATATATTACAGTTTGGACCAACTTTGATAAGCTTCAGAATCTATGAAGGGCCCACGTGCCTCTCTTCTTGTAGTCACAACAGCCAAATATGAAGGATCTAATGGTAGTGAATTCATTAATCTGATGCGTGTGGGGAAAAAAGCTTCCGAAAGAGGTGGTACGTGAAGCCCATGTGCATTAATGTCATTACATTTGGTTAAGACGTATTAAGTAGTATTATCTACCACAGAATTAACGAAAATCTGGCCAGTTATGAGCATTAATACTTTGAAGACACTTTGAAATTGGACAAGGTTCCCACACATCAACAGATGAATCCACTCTAAATCGAACTACGAAGCAGTAATATTCAATTAATAGGGCATGAGTATAGTATTGATGCATCATATATATAAGCTATATATGTGCgcaatgatatatttttatagattaAGGGAATTAGAATCATGGTCCAAAACGGGGTTACAAACTATAATTCCCCACAAAATAATTAGAacgaaaagattaaaaaaaaaaaaaaaacactctaaTGAACCGCTGTGACATTGTATCGAACAGAATTGCATCACCGGTGTTGGCGTCAAACCAATGTGTCTGGGCAATGGCATACCACATTCTTACATCCAGTATTAGAGTCATAACATCATATAATCTAATTTCATTCACTACGATGGATGAATGTTAATAACCGTATCTTACTCGTAGTACTGCTGAGGAAGCGTACTTAGACGTTCTTGATCATCATGATCAGCACTGAACTCCATTGACGAGGAGAGATCGGGTGGCCTCCGTACCCTGGTGGCTTGTTCAAATCCATAAGCAATCTCAATTAGCTTCGGTTCTGTACCCTTTAGCCCGCCGAAACAGATCCCAAATGGCATTCCATCGCTCTCATACCCTCCTGGAACAGTAATTCCTGGGTATCCTCCAATTGCTAGCACAGTGGCAGCATCTGAGCCAAGCGTCACCATTGCATCCAAGTCATTTTCcttcatcattttctcaaaCCCATATTTCGACAGTTTTTCCAATGTCTCATATGCCTTTATCTCTTCCTCTCCAATCCCATTAGTCATCTCTGATGCAATGAACAAGTCCTGTCCAAATTCTTTCATCCTTTCCTGCATCAGCCAAAGTTAGTTCCGTATAATAAAATGCCATGGTTTTTGGGTCAACGTTATAGTTATTAATACAGTCTGGAAAAGATAGGCAATAATTTCCTTACTTTGatctaaatttttgtttaaaagtttgataGTTTCACGTCGTCAAAAAACTATATACACTTACCAGGATAGGGTGATTCGAGTTGAAGGCAATGATATCTGACAATGACCTCACGGTGGAGTTGAGGAGTTCTTCCAGGTAGGTGTTTAAGGAGAGCTTGAACTCCGCAAAAAGGACAACTAATTCGCCACTTAAAGAGGGATTCATAATGATATCAATATTTGCAATTTCTAGATTGTCCACAATAGTTGCACCTCCTTGCCTTAATTTGATagcacatgaaaagaaaaagagtcagaacaAGTATAAGGATAAGATAAAAGGTTAACTTCATTAATTCTAAATCCATTACTTCTATTTTCACCAGTCTCTCAATTGTTTCACAGAACTGGACGATTCAATGCAGAAGGAGATGGACACAATTAAATGTTCATGTGGCGCCCACATTGTTTGAAACTCCTATACGTATAGGATAATAATAAGCATTGTATGACACACATGATGATGTTTATCtctaattaaaactaaatacataAGTCGCTCAAATAATTAGAGAGAATCTCTATTCATTCTATCCAATGCGTTCTAGGAATATTGAACCAACATGCCAAATGAGTGAGATTGTGAGGGTGGATTACTTACCTTAGCACGTTGAGATGATGCTCGAAAGCGGTAATGGCAGTGGATCCATTGTAAGAGTCCAAAAACGGATACCTGACAACGCCCAATCTCTTTCCTTGGAGTCCATCTTTCTTGAGAAATTGACTGTAGCCACCTGCAGGTATGAACTTAGCAGCTGCCTTTGTTGCTTCATAGTCCTTTGGATCGAATCCCACAATTGCCTCCAGTAAATAAACTGCATCCGTTACCGTCCTGCAGATGGGCCTGTCATTTCGTCGTGATAAAAAATTCATGAGTTAAATATCGGCCCAGATAAAGTGTCCATGGCTGTTCACTACCACTCATATACTACCCCGAATATGAGCATAAAAGATGGGCCATTGGCAGGGACGGATTTTCGGGGCCCaaaattttgacttttttttttttgtggtaaaaatgaaatttgttCAGTAACGTTTGATACTTCGTTCTTATTACGATTCACttctgttgtttttttttttttccttcaaaataGTCCATTTTGTTTTGAACGATTTTGAATAAAATCCATCCATTATCCAACATCCAACATAAGAGGCCCGTATAAATTGAGAAAcgatctcatcattataattatcttaaatttttatataaaatataataaataatttaatttttttaaatctcaaaataataataatattaaaaatattattatactaatattttattcaactttcatcttatctcaattcactattcaaaccaTTCCTTAACAAGTACCGatgttgaaaatattattatctttttaagaaataaattaatatacaaagACAAATTAAACTAATTCACTATTAAAAGACTTGTAAAAAAACAGAGAACAAAAAAGGCTGGCTGGGAGGGGAGACCTCCCTCCTCCGCCACCAACCCAATAGTGACTGAGCACAAGCCAACCACGtgttttcctagaaaaaaaagagaggatagACAAATTTGACAAAGTACAAGAGGCAATTGATCGTAGTGTTGAAGTAAAGACATCACGTCAAAGACATTTTGCACTGAACATCAACGTCCTTCGAAAGAGTTGCTtttatcttctttcctttttttttttttttttttttttttttaagaagttttattttatgcCAAGTATTCAAACAAGAGTTACCCGATTGAGTCCTGACGGGGCGAGACTGGGATTACGCCGGCCCGGCTTGTGAGACCGACGGTGGGTTTGATCCCTACAGCCGAGTTGTGATCCGCCGGGCAGATGATGGAGCCGTCTGTTTCAGTCCCCACTGATATTGATACCATGTTTGCTGCCACCGAAATTGCGGGTCCACTGCTTGACCCGCATGGGTCTCCCCATTCCACGTACGGATTCTGCATTTATTTTTCCATAACCTTTATTAAGCTCTGTTAGTTTTgacggaaaaagaaaaagaaaaataaatcagaaagcaaaaaaataatatactgaCCACGCCTTGTCCCCCTCTAGCACACCAGCCATTGGGGATCTTCAAAGACCGAACACCATACCAATCCGAAAGACTAGCTTTCCCTAAAATCAAGGCCCCGGCCCTTCTCAGGCGGTCGACCACGCCGGCGTCTCCTGGTACCTTGGATCCCAGCAGCGCGTACGAGCCAGCCGTGTTGTTGAGCTTGTCCTTGGTGGCTATGCTATCCTTGAGCAGCACGGGAATGCCGTGCAGCTCTCCCAAGCATCCGGCCACTGCCTCCTCCCTCTGGCGATCGGCCTCGTCCGCTTGATCTCGTACGTCTGGATTCACTTCCAGCACGCTGCGAAGCAAGGGATTCAGCCTCACGATCTGGTCGAGGTAAAGGTCAACCAGTCGTCTGGACGTGAGTTCTTTCCGGGAGAAGGCAAGTTGGATGTCGTCGATGGTGGCTTCGATGATGGTAAATTTTGAGCCGTGGATTGCGTTGACGAGGCCGGAGAAAACTAACAGAGGGATCAACGGtgaggagaggagagaaagtAGTGGACGACGATGGACACGCATTTCTTCGAAGTagctatttttctctctatgctctatacaatatttatcttaataaattagaaaatataattttaaagctTTCCTTATCCTCCAGCTTGGAAATGTAAAGGATCAGATGAGATACGTATCTGATTTCTGGAGAAGACGGAATGGCAGGCAGCATGCGAGTGGCTCAAGCTCGTCTTTGACTGTGGATCACTGCTTTGGAAAGAAGATTGGGAGTAGTGGAGTAGACCACATGGCAAAGTCAAGCAAGTAACGTAGTGATCATACTGTATACTTCTGATCTGTATTCGTGTTTAGGTTCCTTTGGATCTGATCGTACTGGCTGAATGAAAAATGTAAGGCTGCGTATATTGAGGTTGAGTTGAGCagtgatgaaaattaaataaaatattattttttaatattattattattttaaaattttacaataatatgaTTCACCGTCTTATATAATTTAGTTTCTTTCACT from Carya illinoinensis cultivar Pawnee chromosome 6, C.illinoinensisPawnee_v1, whole genome shotgun sequence includes:
- the LOC122313125 gene encoding probable amidase At4g34880, whose protein sequence is MRVHRRPLLSLLSSPLIPLLVFSGLVNAIHGSKFTIIEATIDDIQLAFSRKELTSRRLVDLYLDQIVRLNPLLRSVLEVNPDVRDQADEADRQREEAVAGCLGELHGIPVLLKDSIATKDKLNNTAGSYALLGSKVPGDAGVVDRLRRAGALILGKASLSDWYGVRSLKIPNGWCARGGQGVNPYVEWGDPCGSSSGPAISVAANMVSISVGTETDGSIICPADHNSAVGIKPTVGLTSRAGVIPVSPRQDSIGPICRTVTDAVYLLEAIVGFDPKDYEATKAAAKFIPAGGYSQFLKKDGLQGKRLGVVRYPFLDSYNGSTAITAFEHHLNVLRQGGATIVDNLEIANIDIIMNPSLSGELVVLFAEFKLSLNTYLEELLNSTVRSLSDIIAFNSNHPILERMKEFGQDLFIASEMTNGIGEEEIKAYETLEKLSKYGFEKMMKENDLDAMVTLGSDAATVLAIGGYPGITVPGGYESDGMPFGICFGGLKGTEPKLIEIAYGFEQATRVRRPPDLSSSMEFSADHDDQERLSTLPQQYYE